A region from the Streptomyces lydicus genome encodes:
- a CDS encoding metallophosphoesterase, whose translation MTQGASQGPMVWTMAGETPASVPPPGVPSGTSAGSPVPPPVGPPLHLPAGTPTAPPVAPPATPPAELPEEYTPTARDLPVIAPERTDTLIDRPAVVPVPEPAQDPDAPEGMGPLYVVGDVHGYYDELREALAAEGLIDADGNWAAGNARLWFLGDFTDRGPDGIGVIDLVMQLSAEAAAAGGYCKALMGNHELLLLGAKRFGDTPVQSGAGTASFQAAWLLNGGQKTDMDRLEDHHLQWMSRLDAVMEEDGHLLVHSDTTAYLEYGDSIEAVNDTVHDVLTRSDADEVWDLFRKFTKRFAFRDEDGSDAVRELLDAYGGDRVVHGHSPIPYLLGEVGAEEGESESVAVDGPHVYADGLAIAMDGGITMAGKLLVVQLPLAG comes from the coding sequence ATGACTCAGGGGGCCAGTCAGGGACCCATGGTGTGGACCATGGCGGGAGAAACTCCGGCGTCCGTTCCGCCACCAGGAGTTCCCTCCGGCACGTCCGCCGGATCCCCCGTGCCGCCGCCTGTCGGCCCGCCGCTCCACCTGCCCGCCGGCACCCCGACCGCGCCTCCCGTGGCGCCGCCTGCCACCCCGCCCGCGGAGCTGCCCGAGGAGTACACCCCGACCGCGCGCGACCTCCCGGTCATCGCGCCCGAGCGCACGGACACCCTCATCGACCGTCCCGCCGTCGTCCCGGTGCCCGAACCGGCCCAGGACCCCGACGCGCCCGAGGGCATGGGCCCGCTGTACGTCGTCGGCGATGTGCACGGCTACTACGACGAGCTGCGCGAGGCGCTGGCCGCCGAGGGCCTGATCGACGCCGACGGCAACTGGGCGGCCGGCAATGCCCGGCTCTGGTTCCTCGGCGACTTCACCGACCGCGGCCCGGACGGCATCGGCGTCATCGACCTCGTCATGCAGCTCTCCGCCGAGGCCGCGGCGGCCGGCGGCTACTGCAAGGCCCTGATGGGCAACCACGAACTCCTGCTGCTGGGTGCCAAGCGGTTCGGCGACACCCCCGTGCAGTCGGGCGCCGGCACCGCCTCCTTCCAGGCCGCCTGGCTCCTCAACGGCGGCCAGAAGACCGATATGGACCGCCTGGAGGACCACCACCTGCAGTGGATGTCCCGCCTGGACGCCGTGATGGAGGAGGACGGGCATCTGCTCGTGCACTCCGACACCACCGCCTACCTCGAATACGGCGACTCCATCGAGGCCGTCAACGACACCGTCCACGATGTGCTCACCCGCAGCGACGCGGACGAAGTCTGGGACCTGTTCCGCAAGTTCACCAAGCGCTTCGCCTTCCGCGACGAGGACGGCTCGGACGCCGTACGCGAACTCCTCGATGCCTATGGCGGCGACCGCGTCGTACACGGCCACAGCCCGATCCCCTATCTGCTGGGCGAGGTCGGCGCCGAGGAGGGCGAGAGCGAGAGCGTGGCGGTCGACGGTCCGCATGTCTACGCGGACGGTCTGGCCATCGCCATGGACGGCGGTATCACCATGGCCGGAAAGCTCTTGGTCGTTCAACTTCCGCTGGCGGGCTGA
- the thiC gene encoding phosphomethylpyrimidine synthase ThiC, translated as MTLQDARTPENGNGAGGSSEPQIGWHKGYVSGSRPDLRVPVRRVHLTNGKDVTLYDTSGPYTDPHIDTDVRRGLAPLRENWIIARGDTEEYAGRPPRPEDDGLKHTSPRGGLKNLDAVFPGRPRQPRRGRDGAAVTQLAYAQRGEITAEMEYVALRENVTPEFVRDEIAAGRAVLPSNINHPEIEPMIIGKNFLVKVNANIGNSAVTSSIEEEVEKMTWATRWGADTVMDLSTGRNIHTTREWVLRNSPVPIGTVPLYQALEKVDGKAEELTWEIYKDTVIEQAEQGVDYMTVHAGVLLRYVPLTARRKTGIVSRGGSIMAAWCLAHHKESFLYTHFEELCEILASYDVTYSLGDGLRPGSIADANDEAQFAELRTLGELNTIAKRHGVQTMIEGPGHVPMHKIKENIDLQQEICEEAPFYTLGPLTTDIAPAYDHITSGIGAAMIAWWGTAMLCYVTPKEHLGLPDRDDVKTGVITYKIAAHAADLAKGHPGAQEWDDALSDARFEFRWEDQFNLALDPDTARAFHDETLPAEPAKTAHFCSMCGPKFCSMKISRSITEQFGGDEGATPGEIEAGMLEKSKEFAAAGNRVYLPMAD; from the coding sequence ATGACTCTGCAGGATGCACGCACGCCCGAAAACGGAAACGGTGCCGGCGGCAGCAGCGAGCCGCAGATCGGCTGGCACAAGGGCTATGTCTCCGGATCACGCCCCGACCTTCGGGTCCCGGTCCGGCGGGTGCACCTCACCAACGGCAAGGACGTGACGCTCTACGACACGTCAGGGCCGTACACCGATCCGCATATCGACACCGACGTCCGTCGTGGTCTGGCGCCGCTGCGGGAGAACTGGATCATCGCTCGGGGCGACACCGAGGAGTACGCGGGGCGCCCCCCGCGGCCCGAGGACGACGGCCTCAAGCACACCTCGCCGCGCGGCGGGCTCAAGAACCTCGACGCGGTCTTCCCGGGCCGCCCCCGCCAGCCGCGCCGCGGCCGTGATGGCGCCGCGGTCACCCAGCTCGCCTATGCCCAGCGCGGCGAGATCACCGCGGAGATGGAGTACGTCGCGCTCCGCGAGAACGTCACCCCCGAGTTCGTCCGTGACGAGATCGCAGCCGGACGCGCGGTGCTGCCGTCGAACATCAACCACCCGGAGATCGAGCCGATGATCATCGGCAAGAACTTCCTGGTGAAGGTGAACGCCAACATCGGCAATTCGGCGGTCACTTCCTCCATCGAGGAGGAGGTGGAGAAGATGACCTGGGCGACCCGCTGGGGCGCCGACACAGTCATGGACCTCTCCACCGGGCGCAATATCCACACCACCCGCGAATGGGTGCTGCGCAACTCGCCCGTCCCGATCGGCACAGTGCCGCTCTACCAGGCACTGGAGAAGGTCGACGGCAAGGCCGAGGAGCTGACCTGGGAGATCTACAAGGACACCGTCATCGAGCAGGCCGAACAGGGCGTCGACTACATGACGGTGCACGCCGGTGTGCTGCTCCGTTATGTCCCCCTGACGGCCCGCCGGAAGACCGGCATCGTCTCGCGCGGCGGCTCGATCATGGCGGCCTGGTGCCTGGCGCACCACAAGGAGTCTTTCCTCTACACGCACTTCGAGGAGCTCTGCGAGATCCTGGCCTCGTATGACGTCACCTACTCGCTCGGTGACGGCCTGCGCCCCGGGTCCATCGCGGACGCCAATGACGAGGCGCAGTTCGCGGAGCTGCGGACGCTCGGTGAGCTGAACACCATCGCCAAGCGGCACGGCGTGCAGACGATGATCGAGGGCCCGGGACATGTCCCGATGCACAAGATCAAGGAGAACATCGACCTCCAGCAGGAGATCTGCGAGGAGGCCCCGTTCTATACGCTCGGCCCGCTGACCACCGATATCGCGCCCGCCTACGACCACATCACCTCCGGTATCGGCGCGGCGATGATCGCGTGGTGGGGCACCGCCATGCTCTGCTACGTCACGCCCAAGGAACATCTGGGCCTCCCGGACCGCGACGACGTCAAGACCGGCGTCATCACGTACAAGATCGCGGCTCATGCGGCAGACCTGGCCAAGGGGCACCCGGGCGCCCAGGAGTGGGACGACGCGCTCTCCGACGCCCGCTTCGAGTTCCGCTGGGAGGACCAGTTCAACCTGGCCCTCGACCCGGACACGGCCCGCGCCTTCCACGACGAGACGCTGCCTGCCGAGCCGGCGAAGACGGCCCACTTCTGCTCGATGTGCGGCCCGAAGTTCTGCTCGATGAAGATCAGTAGGAGCATCACGGAGCAGTTCGGTGGCGACGAGGGCGCCACCCCCGGGGAGATCGAGGCCGGGATGCTGGAGAAGTCCAAGGAGTTCGCGGCCGCGGGCAACCGTGTCTATCTGCCGATGGCCGACTGA
- a CDS encoding YibE/F family protein gives MPRSEQGARSSCNDRAVSPHESHHPSAVHSHAHGHGPAAPVSRHLRKVIAAVLIPFAAAVAVGLVVLWPGGAPPHKPSGVGFDQPTEQARVVKVAEVNCADVHAEQQPQPPSPTGQAPAGGGTKGKPCQQATIKVTTGENAGRTFQTVVTPDALRHYTTGQEVVVAYSPKAPKDLQYAVSDVDRTLPMWVLAALFAFAVVIVGRLRGVLALVALAASFVVLTLFILPAILQGSNPLVVAVVGGSAIMLIALYLCHGLTARTSVAVLGTLASLLLIGLLGSVFINWALLTGNTDDTTGLVHGLYPDIEIRGLLLAGIIIGSLGVLDDVTVTQTAAVWELKEADPSAGWRKLYGAAMRIGRDHIASVVNTLVLAYAGAALPLLLLFSIAQSSVGTVATSEVVAEEVVRTLVGSIGLVAAVPLTTLLATLVVSADRKGTGGPGSDSRAATGAGPGACPGPMAGVGAGTDMPTAAAESRPDRRGGRGGRGRRRKR, from the coding sequence ATGCCGCGGAGTGAACAGGGGGCCCGGAGTTCTTGCAATGATCGGGCTGTGAGCCCTCACGAGTCCCACCACCCTTCCGCCGTGCACTCACACGCGCACGGCCATGGCCCTGCAGCGCCCGTCTCCCGGCATCTGCGCAAGGTCATCGCGGCAGTACTGATCCCCTTCGCCGCCGCGGTGGCGGTCGGTCTGGTCGTCCTCTGGCCGGGCGGCGCGCCTCCCCACAAACCGTCCGGCGTCGGCTTCGACCAGCCCACGGAGCAGGCCAGAGTCGTCAAGGTGGCGGAGGTGAACTGCGCGGACGTCCATGCCGAGCAGCAGCCCCAGCCCCCCTCTCCGACAGGACAGGCACCCGCCGGGGGAGGGACCAAGGGCAAGCCCTGTCAGCAGGCGACGATCAAAGTCACCACGGGAGAGAACGCGGGACGCACCTTCCAGACGGTGGTGACGCCGGACGCCCTGCGGCACTACACCACCGGCCAGGAGGTGGTGGTGGCGTACTCCCCCAAGGCGCCGAAGGATCTGCAGTATGCGGTCAGCGATGTCGACCGGACGCTCCCGATGTGGGTACTGGCCGCCCTCTTCGCGTTCGCGGTGGTCATCGTCGGCCGACTGCGGGGAGTACTGGCGCTGGTGGCACTGGCGGCCAGCTTTGTGGTCCTGACTCTGTTCATCCTCCCGGCGATCCTGCAGGGTTCCAACCCGCTGGTGGTGGCAGTGGTCGGGGGAAGCGCGATCATGCTGATCGCGCTGTACCTCTGCCATGGCCTGACGGCCCGTACGTCGGTGGCCGTACTCGGCACCCTCGCCTCGCTACTGCTGATCGGCCTGCTCGGGTCGGTGTTCATCAACTGGGCGCTGTTGACCGGCAATACGGACGACACGACGGGGCTGGTGCACGGCCTGTACCCCGACATCGAGATCCGCGGCCTCCTCCTCGCCGGGATCATCATCGGGTCGCTGGGCGTGCTCGACGATGTGACGGTGACGCAGACCGCCGCGGTCTGGGAACTCAAGGAGGCCGACCCGTCGGCCGGCTGGCGCAAGCTCTACGGCGCCGCCATGCGGATCGGCCGGGACCACATCGCGTCCGTCGTCAACACACTGGTTCTGGCCTACGCGGGCGCCGCCCTGCCCTTGCTTTTGCTGTTCTCGATCGCACAGAGCAGCGTCGGTACGGTCGCCACGAGCGAGGTGGTCGCGGAGGAAGTCGTCCGCACCCTGGTGGGCAGCATCGGGCTGGTTGCCGCAGTGCCGCTGACGACGTTGCTGGCGACTCTGGTCGTCTCGGCGGACCGGAAGGGGACGGGTGGACCGGGGAGCGACAGCAGGGCAGCTACCGGAGCAGGGCCCGGGGCGTGCCCGGGCCCCATGGCCGGGGTCGGGGCGGGCACCGACATGCCGACCGCCGCCGCGGAGAGCCGTCCGGACCGCCGCGGAGGCCGTGGGGGACGCGGCAGGCGCCGTAAGCGGTGA
- a CDS encoding DUF5701 family protein, which yields MSDNTSATVLPLLPAVTAQAERLIELGVHKIAGLPAAELRTFAAAADVPAGHSALLAVHPDRAPASALAPLLHRDGRPGFVVTDMTDVDLFSPLDTIELPDAPLYFLTGLDRGDRMANCSPDEALPALTAEARTPLLLTEGIHWVMQQPAALERNHCFMTIGSRLRKDNGALDARTPAIWISNGTGRDGRERRNAPKVGWCWAGNRHTWLGFASATDRRGQDG from the coding sequence GTGTCCGACAACACCAGCGCCACCGTTCTCCCTTTGCTTCCGGCCGTCACCGCGCAGGCCGAGCGACTGATCGAGCTCGGGGTGCACAAGATCGCCGGACTGCCCGCCGCTGAGCTTCGTACCTTCGCCGCGGCAGCCGACGTTCCCGCCGGCCACAGTGCCCTGCTCGCTGTACATCCGGACCGGGCACCGGCCTCCGCCCTCGCACCGCTGCTCCACCGCGACGGCAGGCCCGGCTTCGTCGTCACCGACATGACCGATGTCGACCTCTTCTCCCCGCTCGACACCATCGAACTGCCCGATGCCCCGCTCTACTTCCTCACCGGCCTTGACCGCGGCGACCGGATGGCCAACTGCAGCCCGGACGAGGCCCTCCCCGCTCTCACCGCCGAGGCCCGCACCCCGTTGCTGCTCACCGAGGGAATCCACTGGGTGATGCAGCAGCCCGCCGCCCTGGAACGCAACCACTGCTTCATGACCATCGGCTCCCGACTGCGCAAGGACAACGGCGCCCTGGACGCCCGCACCCCGGCGATCTGGATCAGCAACGGCACCGGGCGGGACGGCCGCGAGCGCCGCAACGCGCCCAAGGTCGGCTGGTGCTGGGCGGGCAACCGGCACACCTGGCTCGGCTTCGCCTCGGCCACGGACCGCCGGGGCCAGGACGGGTAA
- a CDS encoding SsgA family sporulation/cell division regulator, whose protein sequence is MTDTVQAEVIMSFVVSEELAFRIPVELDFASADPYAVRLTFDLPGDAPVTWVFGRELLLDGLSRPSGEGDVRIEPASPAHLSDVFISLQVGAEHALFRVSAAPLVAFLDRTDRLVPLGKEEVCDTLEAVLDRILTEAPAG, encoded by the coding sequence ATGACCGACACAGTTCAGGCAGAAGTGATCATGAGCTTCGTCGTTTCGGAAGAGCTCGCGTTCCGGATTCCGGTGGAGCTGGACTTCGCCAGCGCCGATCCGTACGCCGTCCGCCTCACCTTCGATCTTCCCGGCGATGCCCCCGTGACCTGGGTGTTCGGTCGAGAGTTGCTGCTGGACGGGCTGAGCCGGCCCTCCGGTGAGGGCGATGTGCGTATCGAGCCGGCCTCCCCCGCGCACCTCAGCGATGTCTTCATCAGCCTTCAAGTCGGCGCCGAGCACGCGCTGTTCCGGGTCAGCGCGGCGCCGCTGGTCGCCTTCCTCGACCGTACGGACCGGCTCGTACCGCTGGGCAAGGAAGAGGTCTGCGACACCCTGGAGGCCGTACTCGACCGGATCCTCACGGAGGCGCCGGCCGGCTAA
- a CDS encoding LacI family DNA-binding transcriptional regulator, with protein MTAAGKHQVSRSTGRRLGRAGIRDVAAAAGVSITTVSDALNGKGRLPDATRSHVREVADRLGYRPSAAARTLRTGKSGLLGLTVTTYGDEPFTFTEFAYFAEMARAATSAALARGYALVILPATSRHDVWSNVALDGTVVIDPADGDPVVTELVRHGIPVVSDGRPGGTLPVTGWVDNDHEAAVLGLLDHLADAGARRIGLLTGNTTDTYTRLSTTAYLHWCERVGQDPVYESYPAHDPCAGAVAADRLLARPDRPDAVYGLFDPNGTDLLAAARRYGLRVPEDLLLVCCSESTLYAATEPPVTTLSLKPRRIGTAVVQILIDAIEGLDNGRPVEQVIPTDLIVRASSQRRPPRTTISPPRGPTGD; from the coding sequence ATGACAGCAGCAGGGAAGCATCAGGTGAGCCGGTCGACCGGTCGCCGGCTGGGGCGGGCGGGCATCCGGGACGTGGCCGCCGCAGCCGGGGTGTCGATCACGACTGTCTCCGACGCGCTCAACGGCAAGGGCCGGCTTCCGGACGCCACCCGTAGCCATGTCCGCGAGGTGGCCGACCGGCTGGGCTACCGCCCGTCCGCAGCCGCCCGCACCCTCCGTACGGGCAAGTCGGGGCTCCTCGGCCTGACCGTGACCACGTACGGGGATGAACCTTTCACCTTCACCGAATTCGCGTACTTCGCCGAGATGGCCAGAGCGGCCACCTCCGCGGCCCTGGCCCGGGGCTATGCGCTGGTCATCCTCCCCGCGACCTCCCGCCACGACGTGTGGTCCAACGTCGCCCTGGACGGCACCGTCGTCATCGACCCCGCCGACGGCGACCCCGTCGTCACCGAGCTCGTCCGGCACGGCATCCCCGTCGTCTCCGACGGCCGCCCCGGCGGCACACTGCCCGTCACCGGCTGGGTCGACAACGATCACGAGGCGGCCGTCCTCGGTCTGCTCGACCATCTCGCCGACGCCGGCGCCCGTCGCATCGGCCTGCTCACGGGCAACACCACCGACACCTACACCCGCCTGTCGACCACCGCCTATCTGCACTGGTGCGAGCGGGTCGGCCAGGACCCGGTGTACGAGTCCTACCCGGCCCACGACCCATGCGCCGGAGCCGTCGCCGCCGACCGGCTGCTGGCCCGCCCGGACCGCCCGGACGCCGTCTACGGACTCTTCGACCCCAACGGCACGGACCTGCTCGCCGCCGCCCGGCGCTACGGCCTGAGGGTGCCGGAGGACCTGCTGCTGGTCTGCTGCAGCGAGTCCACCCTCTATGCCGCCACCGAGCCGCCCGTCACCACGCTGTCCCTCAAACCGCGCCGCATCGGCACCGCCGTCGTACAGATCCTCATCGACGCCATCGAAGGGCTCGACAACGGCCGGCCCGTCGAACAGGTGATACCGACCGACCTGATCGTCCGGGCCTCGTCCCAGCGACGTCCCCCGAGAACGACCATCAGCCCACCGCGCGGACCCACCGGCGACTGA
- a CDS encoding DUF5326 family protein translates to MAGKGIFAGLPWWVTWVVVPVVLIVVFGGLITTALGFLIGVLFKVLIAAALIAGVIYLVRRASGSSSSSSKSDW, encoded by the coding sequence GTGGCTGGTAAGGGGATATTCGCAGGACTTCCGTGGTGGGTCACCTGGGTCGTGGTGCCCGTCGTGCTGATCGTCGTCTTCGGCGGGCTGATCACCACCGCGCTCGGCTTCCTGATCGGCGTGCTGTTCAAGGTCCTCATAGCGGCAGCCCTGATCGCCGGTGTCATCTACCTCGTCCGCAGGGCCAGCGGCTCGTCATCGTCCTCGTCCAAGAGCGACTGGTAA